The following coding sequences lie in one Meles meles chromosome X, mMelMel3.1 paternal haplotype, whole genome shotgun sequence genomic window:
- the LOC123934570 gene encoding melanoma-associated antigen B17-like: protein MPRGQKSKVRAREKRHQGRGEAQGVGGAPAVVAAAAEEEPSRDPPGSPEEEGPSSPPQGGSAPGSPGPESPGLPGDQGAKNPAEAVAPAAPLAAPQAAPRVALRATRKNPLIRKAGMLVQFLLEKHSSGEPITRAALLKIVGRKYGEHFPEIFRLTCQRMELVFGLELREVNARGQSYTLVSKVALLGEGTLGGDNKGLPKTGLLMALLGVIFMKGNRVREEVVWEFLNVLGVQVGKKHLVFGEPRKFITEDLVRQGYLEYRPVPTSDPLRHEFLWGPRARAETSKMQVLQVLAKINDTLPRCFPQLYEEALLEEEERVVGRGRRRF, encoded by the coding sequence ATGCCTCGGGGCCAGAAGAGCAAGGTCCGTGCCCGGGAGAAACGCCACCAGGGCCGCGGTGAGGCTCAGGGTGTCGGGGGTGCTCCTGCTGttgtagcagcagcagcagaggaggAGCCCTCCCGTGATCCCCCAGGCTCCCCGGAGGAGGAGGGTCCATCTTCACcaccccagggtggctcagccccTGGATCTCCTGGCCCAGAGTCCCCAGGCCTGCCAGGCGACCAGGGCGCCAAGAATCCGGCTGAGGCTGTGGCCCCGGCTGCCCCCCTGGCTGCTCCCCAGGCTGCTCCCCGGGTTGCCCTCCGGGCCACTCGCAAAAACCCCCTGATTCGCAAGGCTGGGATGCTGGTGCAGTTCCTGCTGGAGAAGCACAGCTCCGGGGAGCCTATCACGCGGGCGGCGCTGCTGAAGATCGTTGGCAGGAAGTACGGCGAGCACTTCCCCGAGATCTTCAGGCTCACCTGCCAGCGCATGGAGCTGGTCTTCGGGCTGGAGCTGCGGGAGGTCAACGCCCGCGGCCAGTCCTACACGCTGGTCAGCAAGGTGGCCCTCCTGGGTGAGGGCACCCTGGGCGGCGACAACAAGGGGCTGCCCAAGACGGGCCTCCTGATGGCGCTCCTGGGTGTGATCTTCATGAAGGGCAACCgcgtcagggaggaggtggtctGGGAGTTCCTCAACGTGCTGGGCGTGCAGGTGGGCAAGAAGCACCTGGTCTTCGGTGAGCCGCGCAAGTTCATCACCGAAGACCTGGTGCGCCAGGGCTACCTGGAGTACCGCCCGGTGCCCACCAGCGACCCTCTGCGCCACGAGTTCCTGTGGGGCCCGCGGGCCCGCGCGGAGACCAGCAAGATGCAGGTGCTACAGGTCCTGGCCAAGATCAACGACACCTTGCCCAGATGCTTCCCCCAGCTGTACGAGGAGGCTCTGCTAGAGGAGGAGGAGCGCGTGGTGGGCCGTGGCAGGCGCCGGTTCTAG
- the LOC123934569 gene encoding melanoma-associated antigen B17-like, with protein sequence MPRRQKNKARAREKRHQGRGEAQGVGGAPAAVAAAAAAEEPPRAPPGSPEEAGPSSPPQGGPGSGSPGPESQGLPGDQGAENPAAAAAPAAPLATRKTPLIRKAGMLVQFLLEKHSSGEPLMRAALLKIIGRKYREHFPEIFRLTCQRMELVFGLELREADERGQSYTLVSKMAPLGEGTLGGGSKGLPKTGLLMALLGVIFMKGNRASEEEVWEFLNVLGVQEGKRHPVFGEPRKLITRDLVRQGYVEYRPVPASDPLRHEFLWGPKARAETSKMQVLQVLAKINDTVPSSYPQLYEEALLEEEERAGARPQARGAAAKGARSRRRV encoded by the coding sequence ATGCCTCGGCGCCAGAAGAACAAGGCCCGTGCCCGGGAGAAACGCCACCAGGGCCGCGGTGAGGCTCAGGGTGTCGGGGGTGCTCCTGCTGctgtagcagcagcagcagcagcagaggagCCCCCCCGCGCTCCCCCGGGTTCCCCGGAGGAGGCGGGTCCATCTTCACCACCCCAGGGTGGCCCGGGCTCTGGATCTCCTGGCCCAGAGTCCCAAGGCCTGCCAGGCGACCAGGGTGCCGAGAACCCGGCCGCGGCTGCGGCCCCGGCCGCCCCTCTGGCCACTCGCAAGACCCCCCTGATCCGCAAGGCCGGGATGCTGGTGCAGTTCCTGCTGGAGAAGCACAGCTCTGGGGAGCCCCTGATGCGCGCTGCACTGCTGAAGATCATTGGCAGGAAGTACCGCGAGCACTTCCCAGAGATCTTCAGGCTCACCTGCCAGCGCATGGAGCTTGTCTTTGGgctggagctccgggaggccgaCGAGCGCGGCCAGTCCTACACGCTGGTCAGCAAGATGGCCCCCCTGGGCGAGGGCACCCTAGGCGGCGGCAGCAAGGGGCTCCCCAAGACGGGCCTCCTGATGGCGCTCCTGGGCGTGATCTTCATGAAGGGCAACCGCGCCAGCGAGGAGGAGGTCTGGGAGTTCCTCAACGTGCTGGGCGTGCAGGAGGGCAAGAGGCACCCGGTCTTCGGTGAGCCGCGCAAGCTCATCACCCGAGACCTGGTGCGCCAGGGCTACGTGGAGTACCGCCCCGTGCCCGCCAGTGACCCTCTGCGCCACGAGTTCCTGTGGGGCCCGAAGGCTCGCGCGGAGACCAGCAAGATGCAGGTGCTGCAGGTCCTGGCCAAGATCAACGACACGGTGCCCAGCTCTTACCCCCAGCTCTATGAGGAGGCTCTGCTAGAGGAGGAGGAGCGCGCGGGGGCCAGACCCCAGGCCAGGGGGGCTGCAGCGAAGGGGGCCCGTAGCAGGCGCCGCGTCTAG